In Selenomonas sp. TAMA-11512, a genomic segment contains:
- the uxuA gene encoding mannonate dehydratase, giving the protein MRMTFRWYGKKDDQITLQQIEQIPGMDGIVGALFDIPVGAVWPAEPLLHIKEEAAKHNLVFKDLESINVHEDIKLGLPSRDRYIENYICSLKNAAKAGMETVCYNFMPVFDWTRTDLAKPLYDGSTCLAYDYHVIVGKTPQDMAREILDNSNGFVMAGWEPERLQELSLLFEQYEGMDEDGLRKNLEYFLKAVVPVAEECGIKMGIHPDDPPISVFGLPRIVKNEADLDKIAAMADSESNGFTICTGSLGSNLQNDIPHIIRKFGRRNRVSFVHLRNVQVHEPWVFNEVAHKSSIGSLDMFEIVKALHDIRFDGPIRPDHGRMIWGEEGRPGYGLYDRALGANYICGLWDAVNRLCGQF; this is encoded by the coding sequence ATGAGAATGACTTTTCGCTGGTATGGCAAAAAAGATGATCAGATTACACTGCAGCAGATCGAGCAGATTCCCGGTATGGACGGTATCGTCGGTGCGCTCTTTGATATTCCCGTGGGCGCGGTATGGCCGGCAGAACCGTTGCTTCATATTAAAGAAGAAGCAGCTAAACATAATCTCGTATTCAAAGATCTGGAGAGCATCAATGTCCACGAAGACATCAAATTAGGGCTGCCGAGCCGTGACCGATACATTGAAAACTATATCTGTTCTCTGAAGAACGCGGCTAAGGCCGGTATGGAAACGGTCTGCTACAATTTTATGCCCGTATTTGACTGGACCCGGACGGATCTGGCCAAGCCACTTTATGACGGCTCCACCTGTTTGGCGTATGACTATCACGTCATCGTTGGCAAGACGCCGCAGGATATGGCGCGGGAAATCCTCGACAACAGCAACGGATTTGTCATGGCCGGATGGGAACCGGAACGCCTGCAGGAGCTGTCTCTCCTTTTTGAACAGTACGAAGGCATGGATGAAGACGGTCTGCGCAAGAACCTGGAATATTTCCTGAAAGCCGTCGTTCCCGTGGCGGAGGAATGCGGCATCAAGATGGGCATTCATCCGGATGATCCGCCGATCTCCGTATTCGGTCTGCCGCGCATCGTCAAGAACGAAGCTGACCTTGATAAAATCGCGGCTATGGCAGACAGTGAAAGCAACGGCTTTACGATCTGCACGGGGTCTCTGGGGTCGAACCTCCAAAACGATATCCCGCATATCATCCGCAAATTCGGCCGTCGGAATCGAGTCAGTTTTGTTCATCTGCGCAATGTACAGGTCCATGAACCTTGGGTCTTCAATGAAGTGGCCCATAAGTCATCCATCGGTTCCCTTGACATGTTTGAAATCGTCAAAGCTCTCCATGATATACGTTTTGACGGGCCGATTCGTCCGGATCACGGCCGCATGATCTGGGGGGAAGAAGGACGTCCCGGCTATGGCCTCTATGACCGGGCTCTTGGCGCCAACTACATCTGCGGTCTATGGGATGCGGTCAACCGTCTGTGCGGACAGTTTTGA
- a CDS encoding mannitol dehydrogenase family protein, whose product MLHLKRREIADHPSLWEEKGFALYHFDDRSITEETGKAPQWLHIGGGNLFRAYIAVLQQRLLDQGLVHTGLIAATTHNAAVVDDVFRPHDNLHVHVTMTTDGQFGKEVIGSVCETVAIKRDRSDDWQRLLQIFTAPSMQLVSFTITEKGYNLKDYDGNYYADVASDLEKGPEQTVSSMGSLAALTYVRYQAGVSPIAFVSMDNCSHNGDRLRLAFLTFAEAWQEKGYTDAGFTAYIAEKTAFPYSMIDKIVPGPSPNVQTYLKDCGFADTDYIKAGNSSYALFVNSEAKEYLVIEDDFPNGRPPLEKAGVIFTDRETVNQCERMKVGTCLNPLHTTLAVYGCLLGYVKIADEIGDPQLRGLAEKIGYDEGLPVAVNPGVLNPKAFIDELLQERLPNPNVPDTPQRIASDTSQKVGVRYGNTIKAYGEKAKNLKYIPLAIAGWCRYLLAVDDTGKDFEPSPDPLLKELQQTLSSVRFGQPETAEGSLHEILSNRDIFGGADLCKAGLESVIEGYFKELIAGPGAVRAVLKKYVG is encoded by the coding sequence ATGTTGCATTTGAAGCGGCGGGAAATCGCTGACCATCCTTCTCTTTGGGAAGAAAAAGGATTTGCGCTCTATCACTTTGATGATCGGAGCATCACGGAAGAAACAGGAAAGGCGCCGCAGTGGCTCCACATCGGCGGCGGCAATCTGTTCCGCGCCTATATTGCCGTCCTGCAGCAGCGTCTCCTCGATCAGGGGCTTGTTCATACGGGGCTGATTGCGGCGACGACCCACAATGCCGCTGTCGTGGATGATGTTTTCCGGCCGCACGATAACCTCCATGTCCATGTGACCATGACAACGGACGGTCAGTTCGGCAAAGAAGTCATCGGCAGTGTCTGTGAAACCGTAGCGATCAAACGGGATCGATCGGATGATTGGCAGCGGCTGCTCCAAATCTTTACGGCGCCGTCGATGCAGCTGGTCAGCTTTACGATTACGGAAAAAGGCTATAATCTGAAAGATTATGACGGCAACTATTATGCCGATGTGGCATCGGATCTGGAGAAGGGTCCGGAGCAGACCGTAAGTTCCATGGGCAGTCTCGCGGCGCTTACCTACGTCCGTTATCAGGCCGGTGTTTCGCCGATTGCCTTCGTCAGCATGGACAATTGCTCTCACAACGGGGACCGGCTTCGACTGGCGTTCCTGACCTTTGCCGAGGCTTGGCAGGAAAAGGGATATACGGATGCCGGCTTCACGGCCTATATAGCGGAAAAGACGGCATTCCCCTACAGTATGATCGATAAAATCGTGCCCGGCCCTTCGCCGAATGTGCAGACATATCTCAAGGACTGCGGCTTTGCCGATACGGATTACATTAAAGCCGGCAACAGCAGCTATGCTCTATTTGTCAACTCGGAAGCCAAGGAATACCTGGTCATTGAAGACGACTTCCCAAATGGCCGCCCTCCCCTTGAAAAGGCCGGCGTCATCTTTACGGATAGGGAAACTGTCAATCAGTGTGAACGCATGAAAGTCGGCACCTGTCTCAATCCGCTCCACACGACGCTGGCCGTCTACGGATGCCTCCTGGGCTATGTCAAGATTGCTGATGAAATCGGTGATCCCCAGCTCAGAGGGCTGGCGGAAAAGATCGGCTATGACGAAGGACTGCCCGTCGCGGTCAATCCCGGCGTGCTCAATCCGAAGGCGTTTATCGATGAACTGCTCCAAGAACGGCTGCCCAATCCCAACGTACCCGATACACCGCAGCGCATCGCTTCGGATACCTCGCAGAAAGTGGGCGTCCGCTACGGGAATACCATCAAAGCCTATGGCGAGAAAGCGAAGAACCTGAAGTACATTCCTTTGGCTATTGCCGGCTGGTGCCGTTACCTTCTCGCTGTCGATGATACGGGCAAAGATTTTGAGCCCAGCCCGGATCCGCTCCTGAAGGAGCTGCAGCAGACACTCTCTTCCGTCCGCTTCGGGCAGCCGGAGACGGCGGAAGGATCCCTGCATGAGATTCTCTCCAACCGCGACATCTTCGGCGGTGCAGATCTCTGCAAAGCAGGCTTGGAATCGGTTATCGAAGGCTATTTCAAAGAGCTTATTGCCGGCCCCGGAGCAGTCCGAGCCGTTCTGAAGAAATATGTAGGCTAA
- a CDS encoding zinc-binding alcohol dehydrogenase family protein: protein MKAVVVEKPGSIAIAEREVPSITETQVLVKVKAAGICGSDVHIFHGKNAFATYPRVVGHEFVGEVVKVGSQTENTAVGDHVAVDPVVSCGHCYACRTERHNVCKTVQVMGVHRDGGFQEYVAADYRQAYKLPQDLPWDIASTVEPYSIGAQVAHRGRLTGDDTVLICGAGPIGLIILQIAKMKGARVAILDIVDSRLEKAKEMGADLAVNGKTMNIVDAMKEFTGGEGFNLIYEATANTKLLATCIRELPSQAGRIVVLGFTTDELPIRQVDIMGRELEIIGTRLNNHRFPEVIGWFRDGKVQPKEIITHTFPFEKAAEAFRFNDENPDKVLKIVLTFD from the coding sequence ATGAAAGCAGTAGTCGTTGAAAAGCCGGGCAGTATTGCCATTGCAGAACGGGAAGTTCCGTCTATTACGGAGACACAGGTATTAGTCAAAGTCAAAGCTGCCGGCATCTGCGGGTCGGATGTACACATTTTCCACGGGAAAAACGCCTTTGCCACGTATCCTCGTGTAGTCGGTCATGAATTCGTGGGGGAAGTCGTCAAAGTGGGCAGTCAGACGGAAAATACCGCTGTCGGCGACCATGTCGCTGTCGATCCTGTCGTCTCCTGCGGTCATTGCTACGCCTGCCGCACGGAACGCCACAATGTATGCAAGACGGTGCAAGTCATGGGTGTCCATCGTGACGGCGGCTTCCAGGAATATGTGGCTGCCGACTATAGGCAGGCATACAAGCTGCCGCAGGATCTTCCTTGGGACATCGCATCTACCGTCGAGCCCTATTCCATCGGGGCGCAGGTAGCGCATCGCGGTCGCCTTACGGGGGATGATACGGTCCTCATCTGCGGCGCCGGTCCGATCGGTCTGATCATTCTCCAGATCGCCAAGATGAAAGGTGCTCGCGTGGCCATTCTTGACATTGTCGACAGTCGTCTCGAGAAGGCAAAGGAAATGGGCGCAGATCTGGCAGTCAACGGCAAGACGATGAACATTGTCGACGCTATGAAGGAATTTACCGGCGGCGAAGGGTTCAACCTCATCTATGAAGCGACAGCCAACACGAAGCTGCTGGCCACCTGCATTCGTGAACTGCCCAGTCAGGCCGGGCGCATCGTCGTCCTCGGCTTCACGACGGATGAGCTGCCTATCCGCCAGGTGGATATCATGGGTCGGGAACTGGAAATCATCGGCACCCGACTGAACAACCATCGATTCCCCGAAGTCATCGGTTGGTTCCGGGACGGAAAGGTGCAGCCGAAAGAAATCATCACGCATACCTTCCCCTTTGAAAAGGCTGCAGAAGCCTTCCGTTTCAACGATGAAAATCCCGATAAAGTGCTGAAAATCGTCCTTACCTTCGATTAA
- the map gene encoding type I methionyl aminopeptidase encodes MSTNRNDVCWCGSGKKYKKCHMAMDERIDSIKYDVYRGQVPPPHDIIKTAADIEGIRKSGVINDGVLDLMESLVKPGIDTESLNQAAHEYIVSHGAIPACLNYEGFPKSVCISINEVVCHGIPSKDTILKEGDIVNVDTTTILDGYYADASRMYIVGEASKEARDLVRVAKECMELGIEAARPWHFLGDIGAAVDAHAKKHGYSIVTALGGHGVGNDFHEEPFVPHVGETDTGMLLVPGMVLTVEPMVNAGKYKVVTDKKDGWTVRTRDGSLSAQWEKTILITETGTEVLSS; translated from the coding sequence ATGAGTACAAATCGCAACGACGTCTGCTGGTGCGGTAGTGGAAAAAAGTACAAGAAGTGCCACATGGCCATGGACGAGCGTATCGATAGCATAAAGTACGACGTTTATCGCGGACAGGTCCCGCCGCCGCACGACATCATTAAAACTGCCGCTGACATCGAAGGCATCCGAAAGAGCGGCGTCATCAATGACGGGGTGCTCGATCTCATGGAGAGTCTGGTTAAGCCGGGGATTGATACCGAGAGCCTCAATCAGGCGGCGCACGAGTACATCGTCAGCCATGGGGCAATTCCCGCGTGTCTCAACTACGAGGGATTTCCGAAGAGCGTCTGCATCTCCATCAACGAAGTTGTCTGCCATGGCATTCCATCAAAGGATACGATCCTTAAAGAGGGAGACATCGTCAATGTCGATACGACGACGATCCTCGACGGTTACTATGCAGATGCATCGCGCATGTACATCGTGGGCGAGGCGTCCAAGGAGGCGCGGGACCTTGTGCGAGTCGCGAAAGAGTGCATGGAGCTCGGTATCGAAGCAGCGCGTCCATGGCATTTTCTCGGCGATATCGGCGCCGCAGTCGACGCGCACGCGAAGAAGCACGGGTACTCCATCGTCACGGCGCTCGGCGGACACGGCGTGGGCAATGATTTCCACGAAGAGCCTTTCGTGCCGCACGTCGGCGAGACCGATACGGGGATGCTCCTCGTGCCGGGCATGGTGCTGACCGTGGAGCCGATGGTCAATGCGGGAAAGTACAAGGTCGTGACCGACAAGAAGGACGGTTGGACGGTCCGGACGCGTGACGGCTCGCTCTCCGCGCAGTGGGAGAAGACGATCCTCATTACGGAAACAGGGACGGAGGTGCTTTCGAGTTGA
- a CDS encoding DEAD/DEAH box helicase — translation MPGEVVEALRRQGIREATPVQEKAIPVLRGGKDAIVQAPTGTGKTLAFLLPLMLRMKKDIPVVQTIVVSPTRELAIQTAKVAKSLEDATGIRSVLVYGGADILRQKEKLARTPQLIIATPGRILDHMRHHSVDLTKVNKVVLDEADELMRLGFIEDVEMLLDTVAPDRQFLLFSATMPDRIRSLARRYMRAPEEIHITDGEVTLDNIEERVVHVREEDKLDRLSELINNEQPYLAMIFVHTKEKASYLSFELSKRGYLVDALHGNLTQTQRNFVMRQFREAKLQLLVVTDIAARGLDIEGVTHVFNYDLPQDAEWYIHRIGRTGRAGEKGIAITFVTRRQEEKLRRIEGVIKSTLAVQPGLRRKKKPLSEKSGADAKQSVKKAAPARQKSKGEKGKDRARKIAKRRTAKTAAPKAKKSRGRSKYRV, via the coding sequence ATGCCCGGGGAAGTCGTCGAGGCACTTCGCCGGCAGGGCATCCGGGAAGCGACGCCCGTACAGGAAAAGGCCATCCCCGTCCTTCGAGGCGGCAAAGATGCCATTGTGCAGGCGCCGACAGGGACAGGCAAGACGCTTGCCTTCCTGCTGCCGCTGATGCTGCGCATGAAGAAAGACATTCCCGTTGTGCAGACGATCGTCGTAAGTCCGACGCGGGAGCTCGCCATCCAGACGGCGAAGGTCGCGAAATCCCTTGAGGACGCGACGGGCATACGCTCTGTCCTCGTCTACGGCGGCGCCGATATCCTGCGGCAAAAGGAAAAGCTCGCGCGCACGCCGCAGCTCATCATCGCCACACCGGGACGCATCCTCGACCACATGCGCCATCACTCCGTGGATCTGACAAAGGTCAATAAGGTCGTTCTCGATGAGGCGGATGAGCTAATGCGACTGGGCTTTATTGAGGATGTCGAGATGCTTTTGGATACCGTCGCCCCGGATCGGCAGTTCCTGCTGTTTTCGGCTACCATGCCGGACCGCATTCGATCGCTTGCGCGCCGCTATATGAGGGCACCGGAAGAGATTCACATCACCGACGGCGAAGTCACGCTGGATAATATCGAAGAGCGCGTCGTCCATGTTCGGGAAGAGGACAAGCTCGATCGGCTCTCCGAGCTCATCAACAATGAGCAGCCGTATCTCGCCATGATCTTCGTCCACACGAAGGAAAAGGCGTCATATCTGTCCTTTGAGCTGTCGAAGCGCGGCTATCTCGTCGACGCGCTTCACGGAAATCTGACACAGACGCAGCGGAACTTTGTCATGAGACAGTTCCGCGAGGCGAAGCTGCAGCTCCTCGTCGTCACCGATATCGCCGCCCGCGGGCTCGATATCGAGGGGGTGACGCACGTCTTCAACTACGATTTGCCGCAGGACGCCGAGTGGTACATCCATCGCATCGGCAGGACAGGCCGCGCCGGGGAGAAGGGGATTGCCATCACGTTCGTCACGCGGAGGCAGGAGGAAAAGCTCCGCCGGATTGAGGGCGTGATCAAGAGCACGCTTGCCGTGCAGCCGGGCCTTCGCAGGAAGAAAAAGCCCTTGTCGGAAAAGAGCGGGGCGGATGCAAAGCAGTCCGTGAAGAAGGCCGCGCCCGCGCGACAGAAATCCAAAGGCGAAAAGGGCAAGGACAGAGCCAGGAAGATCGCTAAGCGCCGCACGGCGAAGACGGCCGCGCCAAAAGCGAAAAAGAGCAGGGGCCGCTCCAAGTATCGCGTATAG
- the dnaX gene encoding DNA polymerase III subunit gamma/tau yields the protein MAYIALYRKWRPQTFSDLIGQDAIEKTLSHAISSGRIGHAYLFSGPRGTGKTSTAKIFAKAVNCEKGPTPEPCGECVSCVRITDGSSMDVFEIDAASNRGIDEIRDLRETVKFAPTDGRYKVYIIDEVHMLTTEAFNALLKTLEEPPAHAIFILATTEAHKVPVTIQSRCQRFDFRRITTEEIENRLSYVAREMGIEAEDRALSLIALEADGGMRDALSLLDQCASLAEGAVSVERVETLLGLVGHTGTWKLAAAVGKKDPMGTLQVLDELLKEGKEPRQILRELTLHYRSLMIYQTVGSVAGLDLYNEPEDVLKEQSMLFVGDALYKSIQRLQQAQNDLKWAPEPRLMLEVALLSLCRGEYEARPAVGSRAGAQSAPASAPSGGADTARLAKLEARIAELSAKLAAGAAGDRPKPAEKLADKPAKPAAAAAKTFEMTVDKDGTGRAEGAAVWQSLLRSLKDTGKGSVVSCLTQGGAAFQKMTKTQFVLSFSNEFMKERTEKDDYRTLIERLIEEITGESLQLVCREAAPEDTYQNADIQEAPHPVETYSRKKRGYPHARIVDDAELAELPAEELEALKQAAALMGGVIAAIPEEETAHRKGKVIDAAGNLSAAPLPLEEETAAAADAMRRELPPEEAAETTAPASSPGETPPRPKDAAEYPVLYKDVDESIPFLMSEMK from the coding sequence GTGGCATATATAGCGCTGTATCGGAAATGGCGTCCGCAGACGTTCTCCGATCTCATCGGTCAGGATGCGATAGAGAAGACACTCTCGCATGCGATTTCGTCGGGGCGCATCGGTCACGCATATCTCTTTTCGGGGCCTCGCGGCACGGGGAAGACGAGCACAGCAAAGATCTTTGCCAAAGCGGTCAACTGTGAGAAGGGGCCGACACCCGAGCCCTGCGGAGAGTGCGTCAGCTGTGTCCGTATCACCGACGGTTCATCGATGGACGTATTTGAAATCGACGCGGCATCGAATCGCGGTATCGATGAGATCCGCGATCTTCGGGAGACGGTCAAATTCGCTCCGACGGACGGACGATATAAGGTCTATATCATCGATGAAGTGCACATGCTGACGACGGAGGCATTCAATGCGTTGCTGAAGACACTGGAGGAGCCTCCCGCGCACGCGATCTTTATCCTGGCGACGACGGAGGCGCACAAGGTGCCGGTGACAATTCAGTCACGCTGTCAGAGATTTGATTTTCGGCGCATCACGACGGAGGAAATAGAGAATCGTCTCTCTTACGTCGCGCGGGAGATGGGCATCGAAGCGGAAGACCGGGCGCTGTCACTCATTGCGCTTGAGGCGGATGGAGGCATGCGCGACGCGCTGTCCCTTCTCGATCAATGCGCTTCCCTCGCGGAGGGCGCCGTAAGTGTGGAGCGCGTGGAGACGCTGCTGGGCCTCGTCGGGCACACGGGCACTTGGAAGCTGGCGGCCGCCGTCGGGAAAAAGGACCCGATGGGCACGCTGCAGGTTCTTGATGAGCTCCTGAAAGAGGGGAAGGAGCCTCGCCAAATCCTTCGTGAACTCACCCTGCACTATCGATCGCTGATGATCTACCAGACGGTCGGAAGTGTCGCGGGACTTGACCTCTACAATGAGCCGGAGGACGTGCTCAAAGAGCAGTCGATGCTCTTTGTCGGAGATGCGCTGTACAAGTCCATACAGCGTCTGCAGCAGGCGCAGAACGATCTCAAATGGGCGCCGGAGCCGCGCCTCATGCTCGAGGTTGCGCTGCTGTCCCTTTGCCGCGGAGAATATGAGGCGCGGCCGGCCGTCGGATCGCGGGCGGGTGCGCAGTCCGCTCCCGCGTCGGCGCCGTCCGGCGGCGCGGATACGGCCCGCCTTGCCAAGCTCGAAGCGAGGATAGCGGAGCTTTCGGCAAAGCTCGCTGCAGGTGCGGCAGGTGACCGCCCGAAGCCGGCGGAGAAGTTGGCGGACAAGCCGGCAAAGCCTGCAGCTGCCGCGGCAAAAACTTTCGAGATGACCGTTGATAAGGATGGAACCGGCCGCGCCGAAGGAGCCGCCGTATGGCAAAGCCTGCTGCGCAGCCTGAAGGATACGGGGAAGGGCTCGGTTGTCTCCTGTCTTACGCAGGGCGGCGCAGCTTTTCAAAAGATGACAAAAACGCAGTTTGTCCTTTCCTTTTCGAATGAATTTATGAAGGAGCGAACGGAAAAAGATGATTACCGAACCCTCATCGAGAGACTGATCGAGGAAATCACGGGAGAGTCTCTGCAGCTTGTCTGCAGGGAAGCGGCGCCGGAGGATACGTATCAAAATGCCGACATACAGGAGGCGCCGCATCCTGTTGAGACCTACAGCAGGAAGAAGAGAGGCTATCCTCATGCCCGTATTGTAGATGACGCGGAGCTTGCCGAGCTGCCCGCGGAGGAGCTCGAGGCTCTTAAGCAGGCGGCGGCGCTCATGGGCGGCGTGATTGCCGCGATCCCGGAGGAGGAGACGGCGCACCGCAAGGGGAAGGTCATCGACGCCGCGGGAAACCTTTCGGCGGCGCCTCTTCCCTTGGAGGAAGAGACGGCCGCTGCTGCGGATGCGATGAGGAGAGAGCTGCCGCCTGAGGAGGCGGCGGAGACAACGGCCCCCGCATCGTCGCCAGGTGAAACGCCTCCGCGCCCGAAGGATGCGGCGGAATATCCGGTTCTCTATAAGGACGTCGATGAGAGCATTCCGTTTTTGATGAGTGAGATGAAGTGA
- a CDS encoding YbaB/EbfC family nucleoid-associated protein codes for MFGGMGGMGNMQGMMKKVQKLQNEMKKMQDELKKRTIETSAGGGAVKITMNGEKEVQSLILDPSVVNAEDTEMLQDLLSAAFNDATKKVDEMMTSEMQKLTGGLGLPPGMI; via the coding sequence ATGTTTGGCGGAATGGGCGGTATGGGCAATATGCAGGGTATGATGAAAAAAGTGCAGAAGCTGCAGAATGAAATGAAGAAGATGCAGGACGAGCTCAAGAAGAGGACGATTGAAACGTCCGCCGGCGGCGGCGCTGTCAAGATTACGATGAACGGCGAGAAGGAAGTACAGTCCCTCATCCTCGATCCATCCGTCGTCAATGCGGAGGATACGGAAATGCTGCAGGATCTTCTCTCGGCGGCGTTCAACGACGCGACGAAGAAAGTCGATGAGATGATGACGTCTGAAATGCAGAAGCTCACGGGAGGGCTTGGACTGCCTCCGGGGATGATCTGA
- the recR gene encoding recombination mediator RecR → MQYIAPLAKLIEHFRALPGIGAKTAVRLAYHVLDMTPSDARALAAAIIEAKERIGFCNTCFDLSDTNPCAICASETRDRSIICVVEEPQDVAAMERMKDYKGLYHVLHGALSPLAGVGPADIKAKELIGRLYGDEVKEVIMATNPTVEGEATAMYLAKLIKPTGVKVSRIAHGLPMGGDLEYADEITLSKAMENRKEI, encoded by the coding sequence ATGCAGTACATCGCACCACTGGCAAAATTAATCGAGCATTTTCGCGCACTGCCCGGCATTGGAGCCAAGACGGCAGTGCGTCTTGCTTATCACGTCCTCGATATGACGCCGTCGGATGCCAGGGCGCTGGCTGCCGCTATCATTGAGGCGAAGGAGCGAATCGGCTTCTGCAATACCTGCTTTGATCTCTCCGATACGAATCCCTGCGCCATCTGTGCGTCGGAGACACGGGATCGGAGCATCATCTGTGTCGTGGAAGAACCGCAGGATGTCGCCGCCATGGAGCGAATGAAGGATTACAAGGGACTCTATCATGTGCTCCATGGGGCGCTGTCTCCGCTGGCCGGCGTGGGGCCTGCCGACATCAAGGCCAAGGAGCTCATCGGCAGACTCTACGGAGACGAGGTCAAGGAAGTCATCATGGCGACGAATCCGACCGTGGAGGGAGAGGCGACGGCGATGTATCTGGCGAAGCTCATTAAGCCGACGGGCGTCAAGGTCAGCCGCATTGCGCACGGCCTGCCCATGGGCGGCGATTTGGAGTACGCGGACGAGATCACGCTCTCAAAAGCCATGGAAAACAGAAAGGAAATCTAA
- a CDS encoding pro-sigmaK processing inhibitor BofA family protein encodes MFESIIALAAGLIILALVTKIISVPFKLLWKFIVNSVVGALMLAVLKFMILTSLQINILTALIAGIFGIPGVLAIALYSYI; translated from the coding sequence ATGTTTGAAAGCATCATTGCGCTGGCGGCGGGGCTGATCATCCTTGCGCTTGTCACGAAGATCATCTCCGTGCCGTTCAAGCTCCTGTGGAAGTTCATCGTCAACAGTGTTGTGGGAGCGCTGATGCTGGCAGTCTTGAAGTTCATGATTCTGACCTCGCTGCAGATCAATATCCTCACCGCACTGATTGCGGGCATCTTCGGCATTCCGGGCGTGCTCGCGATTGCCCTCTACAGCTATATATAA
- a CDS encoding MFS transporter: protein MSAKVTIWTREFISMSLVNFLQYVSQYMLITGLPIYIMTELSGGEVEAGLVMTFFQIGTVVCRPLAGRFIDALDKRRVLYFAVGVFFILMALFLLADRVEAIYAIRLVHGAQFALGTTVAATLATLVLPSEKKGTGIGYFALTTNLAMVVGPLVGLTLMQSFGSQGFFCFLVGDGLLALILAFLPKLTDDICLPLKRKAPTHAGRDMPKRGIVEMKAVPMALLGGITFFAYGGMLVFIPLYAKALGMPEVVSVFFLVFALVIVVTRPFIGSVFDRRGADYTIYPGFFFYLVGFLIFAHAATYPWMIVAAATIGLGFGAISPALQTLAVRSVPPKRAGMATATYFWALDISVGLAAAALGAVALHFGYEVLYGVVSPIAIVAALAFYTYLRRRTA, encoded by the coding sequence ATGTCCGCAAAGGTTACCATATGGACAAGGGAATTCATCAGCATGAGCCTGGTGAATTTCCTGCAATACGTCTCTCAATACATGCTCATCACGGGACTCCCCATCTACATCATGACGGAGCTCTCGGGAGGTGAGGTCGAGGCCGGCCTCGTCATGACGTTTTTCCAGATCGGCACGGTTGTCTGCCGTCCGCTCGCGGGGCGATTCATCGACGCGCTGGACAAGCGGCGCGTGCTCTATTTCGCCGTCGGCGTCTTCTTTATCCTGATGGCGCTCTTCCTTCTGGCGGATCGAGTGGAAGCGATCTACGCGATACGGCTCGTTCACGGCGCACAGTTCGCTCTCGGGACGACGGTGGCGGCAACGCTTGCGACGCTCGTGCTGCCGAGTGAGAAAAAGGGGACCGGCATCGGCTACTTTGCTCTGACGACGAATCTTGCCATGGTTGTGGGCCCGCTTGTGGGACTGACGCTGATGCAGTCCTTCGGCTCGCAGGGCTTTTTCTGCTTTCTTGTGGGAGACGGACTCCTTGCGCTGATCCTTGCTTTTCTTCCGAAGCTTACGGATGACATCTGCCTGCCCTTGAAGCGCAAGGCGCCTACCCATGCGGGGAGGGATATGCCCAAGCGCGGCATTGTCGAGATGAAGGCCGTGCCGATGGCGCTTTTGGGCGGCATCACCTTCTTCGCCTATGGAGGCATGCTCGTCTTTATCCCGCTCTACGCGAAGGCTCTCGGCATGCCCGAGGTCGTTTCCGTATTCTTCCTTGTGTTCGCGCTGGTCATTGTGGTGACAAGGCCGTTCATAGGCTCCGTCTTCGATCGGAGAGGCGCGGATTACACGATATATCCCGGATTTTTCTTTTATCTTGTCGGATTCCTCATCTTCGCGCACGCGGCGACATATCCGTGGATGATTGTCGCGGCGGCGACGATCGGCCTCGGGTTCGGCGCGATCAGCCCGGCGCTGCAGACGCTCGCCGTGCGCTCCGTGCCGCCGAAGCGGGCGGGTATGGCGACAGCGACATATTTCTGGGCGCTCGACATCAGTGTCGGTCTCGCTGCAGCCGCCCTGGGCGCGGTCGCGCTGCACTTCGGATACGAAGTGCTCTACGGGGTCGTATCGCCCATAGCGATTGTGGCGGCATTGGCGTTCTACACGTACCTCCGCAGGCGTACGGCATAG
- a CDS encoding helix-turn-helix domain-containing protein, translating to MYKPKLEKDIRCPLEYGLDIFGGKWKSRIICVLAEKKTLRYSVLRREMGNITDAVLVAALKELLADGIILRHQFNEIPPHVEYQLTKKAAPLCRFCKAFVNGPEFIITKMRSDRCRNVKNAIITVRNRARGL from the coding sequence ATGTATAAACCGAAGCTTGAAAAAGACATACGGTGTCCGCTTGAGTACGGGCTTGACATTTTCGGCGGAAAATGGAAATCACGAATTATCTGCGTGCTGGCGGAAAAGAAAACACTGCGGTACAGCGTTTTACGCCGGGAGATGGGCAATATTACAGATGCTGTATTGGTAGCCGCTTTGAAGGAATTATTGGCGGACGGAATCATCCTTCGTCACCAATTTAATGAAATACCGCCCCATGTGGAATATCAGCTGACGAAAAAGGCAGCTCCGTTGTGCCGATTCTGCAAAGCATTTGTCAATGGGCCGGAATTTATCATCACGAAAATGCGGAGCGATCGCTGCCGCAATGTCAAAAATGCGATTATCACAGTCCGAAATAGA